The genomic region CTGGGGCGCGTTGAACGTGTTTGACTTAGTCGGACTTGTGGTCGGTGCAATACTCACGGTTAATGCAATTGAGGTTTACACAAAATTTAGGATTAGACCCTTTGGCAGGGTTGCCGCTGATGTGCTTTTAACGGTATTTCTATTACTAGTGGCAAGTGACTTAGCCGGTTATATGTTTGGTAAGGTGAGTACGTATACCCTACTATTTAATTTAATGATTTATACTGTGATAGGGTTAATAACGTTGATTGCGCTAGGAATTTTGAGAAATAGGTATGGTAAGATTAAGGGTGGAGGTAAGTCAGGATCTAAAGGCCTTGGCGTACGGTGAACTCGAGGCATTAAGCGAATTATCTGGCGGTTCCCTAGATCTTATTGAGGATTCCAGGGAATTAGTGGTTGATTATAGAGGCAACCTTGAGTCGCTGAGGAAGAGGATATGTAGAGCCGCGTTGATTAAACGTGCCTGGATTGATGATGGAGTCAATAAGGAGCTTTTTGTGGAACTTAATAGGTCAAGATATAGGGTTTTAAGGAGAGGCAGATGGAGTGATGCCGTTATTATCGATTTACGTATTGCGAGACTCCTCGTTAATTTAGCGAGAACTGAGGAGGGTGAGGTCTTCCTTGACCCATTCGTTGGCTCTGGAATAATTGCCCAGGAGGCTATGCTGATTGGTGCCCGTGTAATTGGGATGGATAT from Vulcanisaeta distributa DSM 14429 harbors:
- a CDS encoding TRM11 family SAM-dependent methyltransferase gives rise to the protein MEVSQDLKALAYGELEALSELSGGSLDLIEDSRELVVDYRGNLESLRKRICRAALIKRAWIDDGVNKELFVELNRSRYRVLRRGRWSDAVIIDLRIARLLVNLARTEEGEVFLDPFVGSGIIAQEAMLIGARVIGMDINPKYLGLLNNMYVDAINSDSLLSPIRNESIHSIATDPPYNRLSISDLDLDSLYRGFAEEAFRVLRSGGYVAFSHPTYVNSLDWFLNAGFELIINGLQYVHGGLTRLIYVFKKP